From one Balaenoptera acutorostrata chromosome 6, mBalAcu1.1, whole genome shotgun sequence genomic stretch:
- the FZD3 gene encoding frizzled-3 isoform X3, with protein MSRPDLIVFLMKYLMALIVGIPSIFWVGSKKTCFEWASFFHGRRKKEIVNESRQVLQEPDFAQSLLRDPNTPIIRKSRGTSTQGTSTHASSTQLAMVDDQRSKAGSVHSKVSSYHGSLHRSRDGRYTPCSYRGMEERLPHGSMSRLTDHSRHSSSHRLNEQSRHSSVRDLSNNPMTHITHGTSMNRVIEEDGTSA; from the exons ATGAGTCGTCCAGACCTGATTGTCTTTCTGATGAAATACCTGATGGCTCTCATAGTTGGTATTCCTTCCATTTTTTGGGTTGGAAGCAAAAAGACATGCTTTGAATGGGCCAGTTTTTTTCATGGTCGTAGGAAAAAAGA GATAGTGAATGAGAGCCGACAGGTACTCCAGGAACCTGATTTTGCTCAGTCCCTCCTGAGGGATCCAAATACTCCTATTATAAGAAAATCAAGAGGAACTTCCACTCAAGGAACATCCACACATGCTTCTTCAACTCAGCTGGCCATGGTGGATGATCAGAGAAGCAAAGCAGGGAGTGTCCACAGCAAAGTGAGCAGCTACCATGGCAGCCTCCACAGATCCCGTGATGGCAG GTACACTCCCTGCAGTTACAGAGGAATGGAGGAGAGACTACCTCATGGCAGCATGTCACGACTCACGGATCACTCCAGGCACAGTAGTTCCCATCGGCTCAATGAGCAGTCACGACATAGCAGCGTCAGAGACCTCAGTAATAATCCTATGACTCACATCACACATGGTACCAGCATGAATCGGGTTATTGAAGAAGATGGAACCAGTGCTTAA